A portion of the Blautia hansenii DSM 20583 genome contains these proteins:
- a CDS encoding polysaccharide deacetylase family protein, giving the protein MKKIGLLLAFLAVFLIGKQGMEQAVETVNELSDEEHPEIALTFDDGPHEVYTGQLLDGLKERGVQVTFFLIGQNIEGKEDVVKRMKAEGHLIGNHTYHHVNLKEISEKKAEEEVQMTCNKIYDTAGICTSFVRPPFGEWKKNLDFDITMIPVSWNVDSLDWTTENVDKTVKRVVKDVEEGDIILMHDIYASSVEAALRIVDILQEKGYEFVTVDELLLE; this is encoded by the coding sequence ATGAAAAAAATAGGATTGCTTTTGGCTTTTTTAGCAGTATTTCTGATAGGAAAACAGGGAATGGAACAGGCGGTAGAGACAGTAAACGAGCTTTCTGACGAGGAACATCCTGAAATTGCCCTGACCTTTGATGACGGACCTCACGAGGTTTATACAGGGCAGCTTTTAGACGGGTTAAAAGAGAGGGGAGTGCAGGTGACTTTTTTCCTTATCGGGCAGAATATAGAGGGGAAAGAAGATGTGGTAAAGCGAATGAAAGCAGAGGGACATCTCATTGGAAATCATACCTATCATCATGTGAATTTAAAGGAAATTTCCGAGAAAAAAGCAGAGGAAGAAGTACAAATGACTTGCAATAAAATCTATGATACAGCAGGGATTTGCACATCTTTTGTCCGTCCGCCTTTTGGGGAATGGAAGAAAAATTTAGATTTTGATATTACCATGATACCTGTGTCATGGAATGTGGACTCTTTGGACTGGACAACAGAAAATGTAGACAAAACTGTAAAAAGGGTAGTGAAAGATGTGGAAGAAGGTGATATTATTTTAATGCACGATATTTATGCGTCTTCCGTAGAGGCTGCGCTTCGTATTGTGGATATTTTACAGGAAAAAGGATATGAATTTGTTACTGTAGATGAATTACTTTTAGAATAG
- a CDS encoding MarR family winged helix-turn-helix transcriptional regulator — protein MEKDDSLHGKFVQLTHLYYRNTFKILSETGIHPKQIPLLILLDKRDGMSQKEISEELHISAPTVAVSMKRMEKAGIIERRNDEHDQRMVRIYLTAQGKEMIEKSRKCVEENEKMVFSGFSESEMCLMKRFFDQMIKNLGGDDKHHCCM, from the coding sequence ATGGAGAAGGATGACAGTTTGCATGGAAAATTTGTGCAGCTTACCCATCTGTATTACAGAAATACATTTAAGATTTTAAGTGAAACAGGCATCCATCCCAAGCAAATTCCACTGCTGATTTTATTGGATAAGCGGGATGGTATGAGCCAGAAGGAAATCTCAGAAGAACTGCATATCAGCGCCCCTACTGTGGCAGTTTCCATGAAACGTATGGAAAAAGCAGGGATTATTGAGAGAAGAAATGATGAGCATGACCAGAGAATGGTGCGTATTTATCTTACGGCACAGGGAAAGGAAATGATTGAAAAATCCAGAAAATGTGTGGAAGAAAATGAAAAGATGGTTTTTTCCGGTTTTTCAGAGAGTGAAATGTGTCTCATGAAACGCTTTTTTGACCAGATGATTAAAAACTTAGGCGGAGATGATAAGCATCATTGTTGTATGTAG
- a CDS encoding aminotransferase class I/II-fold pyridoxal phosphate-dependent enzyme, whose amino-acid sequence MRTFQKSSKLENVCYDVRGPVLDEANRMQESGIDVLKLNIGNPAPFGFSAPEEVILDMIYTLRDSQGYSDSKGIFSARKAIMQYCQIKKIPNVTINDIYTGNGVSELINMVTQGLLDNGDEILVPSPDYPLWTGCVSLAGGTPVHYICDEQSEWYPDIEDIKSKITDKTKAIVLINPNNPTGAVYPKELLLEIVEIAREHELMIFSDEIYDRLVFDGIEHTSIASLAPDVFCITLNGLSKSHMIAGFRCGWMVLSGAKEKAKGYIEGLNMLSNMRLCSNVPGQAIIQTALGGYQSVNEYLMPGGRIYEQREYIYNAINDIPGLSAVKPKAAFYIFPKMDTKKFNILDDEKFALDLLKEKKVLITHGKGFNWGGPDHFRIVYLPSVEELRKATGKLRDFFAGYHQKL is encoded by the coding sequence ATGAGAACATTTCAGAAATCATCAAAACTTGAAAACGTATGTTATGATGTAAGGGGACCGGTTTTAGATGAAGCAAACCGTATGCAGGAAAGCGGTATTGACGTTTTAAAGCTGAACATCGGAAACCCTGCACCATTCGGGTTCTCAGCCCCGGAAGAAGTGATTTTAGATATGATTTATACACTTCGGGACTCACAAGGTTATTCAGACTCCAAGGGCATTTTTTCTGCGAGAAAAGCGATTATGCAGTATTGCCAGATAAAGAAAATTCCAAATGTGACCATCAATGACATTTACACAGGCAATGGCGTCAGCGAGCTGATTAACATGGTAACACAGGGACTTTTGGACAATGGCGATGAAATCTTAGTGCCTTCACCGGATTATCCCCTTTGGACAGGCTGTGTTTCTTTAGCAGGAGGAACACCGGTACATTATATCTGCGATGAGCAGTCCGAGTGGTATCCCGACATTGAGGATATTAAGAGTAAAATAACCGATAAAACAAAGGCGATTGTGCTGATAAATCCAAATAATCCTACGGGAGCAGTGTATCCAAAAGAGCTTTTGCTGGAGATTGTAGAGATTGCGAGAGAGCATGAGCTGATGATTTTCTCTGATGAAATTTATGACAGATTGGTATTTGACGGAATTGAACACACCTCCATAGCTTCTTTGGCGCCGGATGTATTTTGTATTACTTTAAACGGACTTTCAAAATCTCACATGATAGCAGGCTTTCGCTGCGGCTGGATGGTGTTAAGCGGTGCAAAGGAAAAGGCAAAGGGCTACATTGAAGGCTTAAACATGCTTTCCAATATGCGTCTGTGTTCCAATGTTCCGGGACAGGCGATTATTCAGACGGCATTAGGGGGCTATCAGAGTGTGAATGAATATTTAATGCCGGGAGGCAGAATTTATGAGCAGAGAGAGTATATCTACAATGCGATTAATGACATTCCGGGATTATCTGCGGTAAAACCGAAAGCGGCATTTTATATTTTCCCGAAAATGGACACAAAGAAATTTAATATTTTAGATGACGAAAAATTTGCCTTAGACCTTTTAAAAGAAAAGAAGGTACTGATTACACACGGAAAAGGCTTTAACTGGGGAGGACCCGACCATTTCAGGATTGTGTATCTGCCAAGTGTGGAGGAATTGAGAAAGGCAACGGGAAAATTAAGAGACTTTTTTGCAGGATATCATCAGAAATTATAA
- a CDS encoding DUF4430 domain-containing protein, whose translation MKQKRYSFGKQLLSMLLVMVLLLSGITVPVKADNSQKEQVNAKEQPYVYFQYDDGRIQEMGEDNTFTLNLLDTGNFVLAGTDKRPDWNFSARVQVSDTEYQKHYWVNSKGRYVPFDVRKVEGYVCNADNPGEVFQTFSIDNVSSEIEEVKAFIGNQEVSLDKPYQVEGTASGNVSIKGRVKGEEEFKTIPVEALHFETVSGPGLFYGTGTFAMQEAGEAIFKASLYENRNLAAEFKVISGAVKLQDFTVTVPKVWEIDSWNGLGGYYVGITKGQNTEKNFNLSFVPYNATNQKLVWEALTPDIAEYMEAFGNGIVPKKAGVAKFKISSEENPEISKEVSVEFRYKDTLKDAKADKEVYELLDGDYVTFQINTTPSNATEQRFQWSYSQDGIVKVTDSVEADVWDVNAPKKTLHYMEALNEGEVTVIGVPYDTTGDCKNVEFTVRVAKEEVAPEEVDYLKVAKEDIEHGTAYLSKQSLEKYGNEWNLFTLLRSGKEVSQETLDKYYASVEKQVKEKVDKMRATDLARVIITLEAMGKNPQNVSDVNLFEKLYNSKSMASDTSNCPIWALIALDGWKSEIPSDALWTREKLIEQILSFQTEQGGFGLFDNKSSSIDMTGMALQALAPYYQDDKYPKVKKAVDKTLDYLKKQKTENAGYLDGGKENSCTTAQVLTALAALKIDPMNADEGFTSNENNIVKNLHSYKTEDGFGWQDGKQTNGMAVQQVTYALEAYRRLVENKNSLYDITDTKPQTPDNESGHVVISVERFTIGQGYIYEPVFVPFEKGDNAATLLKKVIGKENFVGEDTYLEAIVGGDLGTDKVVVPEYIEKLSNGSVTTETAREWGNEDNGDGGDALGEFDYSNYSGWMYHVNGEEVGYGIASYKPKDGDVLRFQFTMYGYGTDLTGRQWGNPNPIIDICNKDEITKLMAEVNADREKMMAVPEVKAAYDEAVKLVSAVITPKEEIDAAAAKLREAVENAQKVPNGWLETSEGWQYYENGQKVIGWLDTGNHWYYMDHNGIMKTGWVSVNGHWYYMDQWGAMVTGWVSVNGHWYYMDQWGAMVTGWVSVNGHWYYMDQWGAMVTGWVSVNGHWYYMDQWGAMVTGWVSVNGRWYYMDQWGAMMTGWVSVNGHWYYLSTDGSMAASQWIGDYYVQADGAMATSQWIGGYYVDTFGKWVRNA comes from the coding sequence ATGAAGCAAAAGAGATATTCTTTTGGAAAGCAGTTGCTCAGCATGCTTTTGGTAATGGTTTTACTTTTGTCAGGGATTACCGTGCCGGTAAAAGCAGATAATAGTCAGAAAGAGCAGGTAAACGCAAAGGAACAGCCATACGTGTATTTTCAATATGATGATGGCAGAATTCAGGAAATGGGTGAGGATAATACTTTTACCCTAAATTTGTTGGATACAGGTAACTTTGTTCTTGCAGGAACAGATAAACGTCCGGATTGGAATTTTTCTGCTCGTGTACAGGTATCAGACACAGAGTATCAGAAGCATTATTGGGTGAATTCAAAAGGACGATATGTTCCGTTTGATGTAAGAAAAGTAGAAGGTTATGTTTGTAATGCAGATAATCCTGGGGAAGTTTTTCAGACCTTTTCTATTGATAATGTATCCAGTGAAATTGAAGAAGTAAAAGCTTTTATAGGTAATCAAGAAGTTTCTCTGGACAAACCATATCAGGTAGAAGGAACTGCCAGTGGAAATGTATCAATAAAAGGCAGGGTAAAAGGGGAAGAAGAGTTTAAAACAATTCCTGTGGAAGCTTTGCATTTTGAAACAGTAAGTGGACCGGGACTGTTTTATGGAACAGGAACCTTTGCAATGCAGGAAGCCGGAGAAGCTATATTTAAAGCTTCTTTATACGAAAACAGAAATCTTGCGGCGGAATTTAAAGTAATATCAGGAGCAGTAAAATTACAGGATTTTACAGTAACAGTACCAAAGGTTTGGGAGATTGATAGCTGGAATGGTTTGGGCGGATATTATGTAGGAATAACAAAAGGACAGAATACAGAGAAAAATTTCAATCTTAGTTTTGTACCATATAACGCAACAAATCAGAAACTTGTATGGGAAGCTTTGACACCTGATATTGCGGAGTATATGGAAGCTTTCGGAAATGGAATTGTTCCGAAAAAAGCAGGGGTGGCGAAATTTAAAATCTCAAGTGAAGAAAATCCAGAAATTTCTAAAGAAGTCAGTGTAGAATTTCGTTACAAAGATACACTAAAAGATGCGAAAGCGGACAAAGAGGTTTATGAGCTACTTGATGGAGATTATGTAACATTTCAGATTAATACAACACCTTCAAACGCCACAGAGCAGAGATTTCAATGGTCTTACAGTCAAGATGGAATTGTAAAAGTAACAGACAGTGTTGAAGCAGATGTATGGGATGTAAATGCACCGAAAAAAACACTTCATTACATGGAGGCTTTGAATGAGGGAGAAGTTACAGTAATTGGTGTTCCATATGATACAACCGGTGATTGTAAAAATGTAGAATTTACTGTACGTGTTGCAAAAGAAGAAGTTGCTCCGGAGGAAGTAGATTATCTGAAGGTAGCAAAAGAAGATATTGAGCACGGAACAGCTTATCTGTCAAAACAAAGTCTGGAAAAATACGGAAATGAATGGAATCTCTTTACGCTTTTACGTTCAGGAAAAGAAGTAAGTCAAGAAACACTGGATAAATATTATGCGAGTGTGGAAAAACAAGTAAAAGAAAAAGTAGATAAAATGCGTGCTACAGATTTAGCCAGAGTGATTATTACATTAGAAGCTATGGGTAAAAATCCGCAGAACGTAAGTGATGTGAATTTATTTGAAAAACTATACAATAGTAAATCTATGGCATCAGATACATCTAATTGTCCAATTTGGGCGTTGATTGCTTTAGATGGATGGAAATCAGAAATTCCTTCAGATGCACTGTGGACAAGAGAAAAATTAATTGAACAAATCTTAAGCTTCCAGACAGAACAAGGTGGATTTGGACTTTTTGATAATAAGAGCTCAAGCATTGATATGACAGGTATGGCATTACAGGCATTGGCACCTTACTATCAAGATGATAAATACCCTAAAGTAAAAAAAGCAGTAGATAAAACTTTAGATTATTTAAAAAAACAGAAAACAGAAAATGCAGGATATTTAGATGGTGGCAAAGAAAATAGTTGTACAACTGCACAGGTACTTACTGCTCTTGCAGCATTGAAGATTGATCCAATGAATGCTGATGAGGGATTTACATCTAATGAAAATAATATAGTGAAAAATCTTCACAGCTATAAAACAGAAGATGGATTTGGCTGGCAGGATGGAAAACAGACAAATGGTATGGCAGTACAGCAAGTAACTTACGCATTAGAAGCATACAGACGTCTTGTAGAAAATAAAAACAGTTTATATGATATTACAGATACAAAACCTCAAACTCCCGATAATGAAAGTGGTCATGTAGTTATTTCTGTAGAGCGTTTTACAATCGGTCAGGGTTATATTTATGAACCAGTTTTTGTTCCGTTTGAAAAGGGAGATAATGCAGCCACTTTATTGAAAAAAGTGATTGGAAAAGAAAATTTTGTAGGAGAAGATACATATTTAGAAGCTATTGTAGGTGGTGATTTAGGAACAGATAAGGTAGTAGTACCGGAATATATTGAAAAACTCAGTAATGGAAGTGTGACAACAGAGACTGCCAGAGAATGGGGAAATGAAGATAACGGAGATGGTGGAGATGCACTGGGAGAATTCGATTACAGCAACTACTCCGGATGGATGTACCATGTAAATGGAGAAGAAGTAGGATATGGAATTGCATCTTATAAACCAAAAGATGGAGATGTATTGAGATTTCAGTTTACCATGTATGGATATGGAACAGATTTAACAGGACGTCAATGGGGAAATCCAAATCCTATTATTGATATCTGCAATAAAGACGAAATTACAAAATTAATGGCAGAAGTAAATGCAGATAGAGAAAAAATGATGGCAGTGCCGGAAGTAAAAGCAGCGTACGATGAAGCTGTAAAATTAGTATCAGCGGTAATCACTCCAAAAGAAGAAATTGATGCGGCAGCAGCAAAATTAAGAGAAGCAGTAGAAAATGCTCAAAAAGTACCGAATGGTTGGCTGGAAACAAGCGAAGGTTGGCAGTACTATGAGAATGGACAAAAAGTAATTGGATGGTTGGATACAGGAAATCACTGGTATTATATGGATCATAATGGTATCATGAAAACCGGTTGGGTGTCAGTAAATGGCCACTGGTATTATATGGATCAGTGGGGAGCAATGGTAACTGGTTGGGTGTCAGTAAATGGCCACTGGTATTATATGGATCAGTGGGGAGCAATGGTAACTGGTTGGGTGTCAGTAAATGGCCACTGGTATTATATGGATCAGTGGGGAGCAATGGTAACTGGTTGGGTGTCAGTAAATGGCCACTGGTATTATATGGATCAGTGGGGAGCAATGGTAACTGGTTGGGTGTCAGTAAATGGCCGCTGGTACTATATGGATCAGTGGGGAGCAATGATGACAGGCTGGGTGTCAGTAAATGGCCATTGGTATTACTTGAGTACAGATGGAAGCATGGCAGCTTCTCAATGGATTGGAGATTATTATGTGCAGGCAGATGGAGCAATGGCAACTAGCCAGTGGATTGGTGGATACTATGTAGACACATTTGGAAAATGGGTTAGAAATGCATAA
- a CDS encoding ABC transporter ATP-binding protein, whose protein sequence is MLKMFHYMKERWHYIVMIILLLFVQAFCDLSLPDYTSKIVNVGIQQKGVEDGVPETIEQKNLETLLLFMEQEEQDTVLNAYEIEDEQYRLKKITKEEREELNSILGIPELIAGSMKAEELQAAAQMPKEQREAFLGDARAKLEEIPDSIITQKAVSFVQEEYKQQGQDMDKLQTNYILFSGLKMLGLAFLAMAAAVMVTFLSSQVAATLGRNLRNSVYRKVISFSGEELNHFSIASLITRSTNDVQQVQMLFTMLFRIVLYAPILGIGGVYKVFQTDASMTWILALAVVVITLFVFLVFKLVMPKFTKLQYLIDELNLVAREILTGVPVIRAFSREKHEEERFEDANAKLTKTNLFVNRCMTFMMPFMMLLMNAITVLIVWNGSHAVDAGNMQVGNMMAFMQYAMQIIMAFLMITMMSIMIPRANVAAKRINEIMETEVSIKDEENPVQPKEEQKGEVVFEHVGFAYPGADGNSLTDISFSAKKGETVAFIGSTGSGKSTLVNLIPRFFDVTEGRILVDGVDIRQMPLHELRERIGYVPQKGVLFSGTIDSNIRYGKEAATEAEVQRAAEIAQAWDFIEEKEDGVQSAIAQGGTNVSGGQKQRLSIARAIAKNPEIYIFDDSFSALDYKTDVVLRRALKKETKDATTLIVAQRISTILHADKILVLDEGHVVGQGTHKELLKSCDVYRQIAMSQLSEEELADE, encoded by the coding sequence ATGTTAAAAATGTTTCATTATATGAAAGAACGATGGCATTACATTGTAATGATTATCCTTCTTTTATTTGTTCAGGCATTTTGCGATTTGTCTTTGCCGGATTATACATCTAAGATTGTAAATGTAGGAATTCAGCAAAAAGGCGTGGAAGACGGAGTGCCGGAAACCATTGAACAGAAAAATTTGGAAACACTGCTGTTGTTTATGGAGCAGGAGGAACAGGATACGGTATTAAACGCTTATGAAATAGAGGATGAGCAGTACCGGCTAAAGAAAATCACAAAAGAGGAAAGAGAAGAGCTGAATAGTATTCTAGGGATTCCTGAGCTGATTGCAGGAAGCATGAAAGCAGAGGAGCTTCAGGCAGCAGCGCAGATGCCCAAGGAGCAGCGAGAAGCTTTTTTAGGAGATGCCAGAGCAAAGCTTGAAGAAATTCCGGACTCTATTATTACACAAAAAGCCGTAAGCTTTGTGCAGGAAGAATATAAGCAGCAGGGGCAGGATATGGATAAGCTCCAGACGAATTATATTTTATTCAGTGGCTTAAAGATGCTGGGACTGGCATTTCTTGCCATGGCAGCAGCCGTTATGGTTACCTTCTTGTCTTCACAGGTTGCGGCAACATTGGGAAGAAATTTAAGAAACAGTGTTTATCGCAAGGTGATTTCTTTTTCAGGAGAGGAATTAAACCATTTTTCCATTGCTTCTTTAATTACCAGAAGCACCAATGATGTGCAGCAGGTACAGATGCTATTTACCATGCTGTTTCGTATTGTTCTGTATGCGCCGATTTTAGGAATTGGCGGTGTATATAAGGTGTTTCAGACAGACGCATCTATGACATGGATTTTAGCGTTGGCAGTGGTTGTGATTACACTGTTTGTTTTCCTTGTTTTCAAGCTGGTTATGCCGAAATTTACAAAGCTTCAGTATTTAATTGACGAGTTGAACTTGGTAGCAAGAGAAATCCTTACCGGTGTGCCGGTTATTCGAGCTTTCAGTCGAGAAAAGCATGAGGAAGAACGTTTTGAGGATGCCAATGCAAAGCTGACAAAAACCAATCTTTTTGTAAACCGATGTATGACATTTATGATGCCGTTTATGATGCTTTTGATGAATGCCATTACCGTTTTAATTGTGTGGAACGGTTCTCATGCCGTAGACGCAGGCAATATGCAGGTAGGTAATATGATGGCGTTTATGCAGTATGCAATGCAGATTATTATGGCATTTCTGATGATTACCATGATGTCTATTATGATACCGAGAGCCAATGTAGCGGCAAAACGTATCAACGAAATTATGGAAACAGAAGTCAGCATTAAAGATGAAGAAAATCCAGTGCAGCCGAAAGAAGAACAAAAAGGGGAAGTGGTCTTTGAACATGTGGGATTTGCTTATCCCGGTGCAGATGGAAATTCTCTTACGGATATTAGTTTTTCTGCAAAAAAAGGAGAAACGGTTGCGTTTATCGGAAGTACAGGAAGCGGCAAGAGCACGCTGGTAAATCTTATTCCGAGATTTTTCGATGTGACAGAAGGAAGAATTTTGGTAGACGGTGTGGATATCCGACAGATGCCTTTGCATGAATTAAGAGAACGAATTGGCTATGTGCCGCAAAAAGGTGTGCTGTTTTCCGGTACCATTGACTCCAATATCCGTTACGGAAAAGAAGCTGCCACAGAAGCAGAAGTACAAAGAGCAGCTGAAATTGCGCAGGCATGGGATTTCATAGAAGAAAAAGAAGACGGTGTGCAGTCAGCCATTGCACAGGGCGGAACCAATGTTTCCGGTGGACAGAAGCAGAGATTGTCCATTGCAAGAGCCATTGCAAAAAATCCGGAGATTTATATTTTTGATGATAGCTTTTCCGCATTGGATTATAAGACGGATGTGGTGCTGCGAAGAGCATTGAAAAAAGAAACAAAGGATGCCACTACACTGATTGTGGCACAGAGAATTAGTACCATTCTTCATGCAGATAAGATTTTAGTTCTGGATGAAGGCCATGTGGTAGGACAGGGAACTCATAAGGAGCTTTTGAAATCCTGTGATGTATATCGCCAGATTGCCATGTCACAGTTATCAGAGGAGGAATTAGCCGATGAGTAG
- a CDS encoding replication-associated recombination protein A, whose translation MDLFDYMKEQTLENESPLASRMRPVTLEEVAGQEHIIGKDKLLYRAIKADKLGSVIFYGPPGTGKTTLAKVIANTTSARFKQINATVAGKKDMEEVVKEAQQHLGMYGKKTILFVDEIHRFNKGQQDYLLPFVEDGTLILIGATTENPYFEVNSALLSRSIVFELKPLEKEDICKILERAVSDCERGMGSYHAVLHEDAKSFLADIAGGDARAALNALELGILTTQKSEDGKIHIDLETASQCIQKRVVRYDKTGDNHYDTTSAFIKSMRGSDPDAAVFYLAKMLYAGEDIKFIARRIMICAAEDVGNADPQALQVAVAAAQAVERLGMPEAQIPLAQAVTYVASAPKSNAAYMAIAEAMEAVKNTKTTVPVHLQDSHYKGAAKMGHGAGYKYAHDYPNHYVEQQYMPSELKGRVFYNPTENGYEQNIRDYFKKIKENS comes from the coding sequence ATGGATTTATTTGATTATATGAAAGAACAGACGCTGGAAAATGAGTCCCCTCTGGCATCCAGAATGAGACCTGTTACTTTAGAGGAGGTAGCGGGGCAGGAGCATATTATAGGGAAGGATAAGCTGCTGTACCGAGCCATTAAGGCGGATAAGCTGGGAAGCGTTATTTTTTACGGACCTCCGGGAACAGGGAAAACTACCTTGGCAAAGGTTATTGCAAATACCACCAGCGCCAGATTTAAGCAGATTAATGCCACGGTTGCCGGAAAAAAAGATATGGAAGAGGTGGTAAAAGAAGCCCAGCAGCATTTGGGAATGTACGGAAAGAAAACCATTCTTTTCGTAGATGAAATTCATCGTTTTAACAAAGGGCAGCAGGATTATTTATTGCCCTTTGTAGAGGACGGTACATTGATTTTAATCGGAGCTACAACAGAAAATCCCTATTTTGAGGTAAACAGTGCGCTCCTTTCCCGTTCCATTGTTTTTGAATTGAAGCCATTGGAAAAAGAGGATATTTGTAAGATTTTAGAGCGGGCGGTTTCTGACTGCGAAAGAGGAATGGGAAGCTATCATGCAGTGCTTCACGAGGATGCGAAAAGCTTTCTGGCTGATATTGCGGGAGGCGATGCAAGGGCAGCCTTAAACGCTCTTGAGCTTGGGATACTTACCACACAAAAAAGTGAAGACGGAAAGATACATATTGATTTGGAAACAGCTTCTCAATGTATTCAAAAGCGAGTTGTCCGTTACGATAAAACAGGGGACAATCATTACGATACCACTTCTGCTTTTATTAAAAGTATGAGAGGCTCAGATCCGGATGCTGCCGTATTTTATCTGGCAAAAATGCTGTATGCAGGAGAAGATATTAAGTTTATTGCCCGTCGAATTATGATTTGCGCCGCAGAAGATGTGGGAAATGCAGACCCGCAGGCGTTACAGGTTGCCGTGGCAGCAGCGCAGGCGGTAGAGCGTCTTGGTATGCCGGAGGCACAAATTCCACTGGCACAGGCAGTCACTTATGTGGCTTCTGCGCCTAAGAGCAATGCTGCATACATGGCAATCGCAGAGGCAATGGAGGCAGTGAAAAACACAAAAACCACAGTTCCGGTGCATTTGCAGGACTCTCATTATAAGGGCGCTGCCAAAATGGGGCATGGAGCAGGATACAAGTATGCTCATGATTATCCCAACCATTATGTGGAACAGCAATACATGCCTTCTGAATTGAAAGGCAGAGTATTCTATAATCCCACAGAGAATGGATACGAGCAGAATATCAGGGATTATTTCAAAAAAATAAAAGAAAACAGTTGA
- a CDS encoding FAD:protein FMN transferase yields MKNKKSLFLFTIGLLLVTLLGFAAVYEKKQQPKEPLSATAFKLNTVVTVNIYDSKDKKLLDETMELCDHYEKLFSRTLSSSEISRLNGQTLKQENGAFVLSPETAELVSKGLYYGELSNGAFDIAIAPVSSLWDFTSEEKKVPAEEAIQAALPLVNYEDATIEGNKLTFAKEGMGLDLGAIAKGYIADKMKEFLVSKGVKSATINLGGNVLCIGKKTDNTPFRIGIQKPFADRSETIAILDIEDKSVVSSGIYERYFEKDGTFYHHILNPDTGYPYDNHLVSVTIISDQSMDGDGLSTSCFALGLEKGMELINSLPDVHAVFITDDYQLHYSDHFQEDLKVTYME; encoded by the coding sequence ATGAAAAACAAAAAATCATTATTTCTATTTACCATTGGATTATTGCTTGTAACTCTTTTGGGCTTTGCTGCCGTTTACGAAAAAAAACAACAGCCAAAAGAACCTCTTTCCGCTACCGCTTTTAAATTAAATACAGTTGTCACCGTAAATATTTATGACTCAAAGGATAAAAAACTGTTAGACGAGACTATGGAGCTGTGCGACCATTATGAAAAGCTTTTCAGCAGAACCTTAAGCTCCAGCGAGATTTCCCGACTAAACGGACAAACCTTAAAACAGGAAAACGGAGCTTTTGTTCTCTCCCCCGAAACCGCCGAGCTGGTTTCAAAAGGTCTTTACTACGGAGAACTTTCCAACGGCGCTTTTGATATTGCCATTGCACCGGTATCCTCTCTCTGGGATTTTACCTCTGAAGAAAAAAAAGTACCTGCTGAGGAAGCAATTCAGGCGGCTCTTCCCTTGGTGAACTATGAGGATGCAACAATAGAGGGAAATAAACTGACTTTTGCAAAAGAAGGTATGGGACTTGATTTAGGGGCTATTGCAAAGGGATATATTGCAGATAAAATGAAAGAATTTCTGGTGTCAAAGGGCGTGAAAAGCGCTACCATCAATCTGGGCGGAAATGTACTTTGCATCGGTAAAAAAACGGACAACACACCTTTTCGCATTGGTATTCAAAAACCCTTTGCAGACAGAAGCGAGACCATTGCAATTCTGGATATTGAAGACAAATCCGTGGTTTCCTCCGGCATTTATGAACGTTACTTTGAAAAAGACGGGACTTTCTACCACCACATTTTAAATCCTGATACCGGCTATCCTTATGACAATCATCTGGTATCTGTAACCATTATTTCCGACCAATCCATGGATGGTGACGGACTTAGTACCTCCTGCTTTGCCTTAGGATTGGAAAAAGGAATGGAACTAATTAACAGCCTTCCCGATGTCCATGCAGTTTTTATTACAGATGATTATCAGTTACATTACAGTGATCATTTTCAGGAAGATTTAAAAGTTACTTATATGGAATAA